One Chitinophagaceae bacterium C216 genomic window carries:
- the sufE_2 gene encoding Cysteine desulfuration protein SufE has product MAALENNRRMTETQSIEQIEAEIVDEFSLFENWDDKYEYIIDLGKKLPPLAEEHKKDENKVKGCQSTVWLVADYKDGKIFYQADSDAIIVKGLISMLIRVLSGHTPDEILNAKMDFINKIGMTSHLAQTRSNGLLAMVKQMKNYALAFKALNQ; this is encoded by the coding sequence ATGGCAGCTCTCGAAAATAACAGACGAATGACCGAAACGCAATCTATCGAACAAATAGAAGCCGAAATCGTAGACGAGTTTTCGCTTTTTGAGAACTGGGACGATAAGTATGAATATATCATCGACCTAGGTAAAAAACTACCCCCGCTGGCAGAGGAGCATAAGAAAGATGAAAATAAAGTAAAGGGATGTCAGTCTACTGTATGGTTGGTGGCCGATTACAAAGATGGTAAAATATTTTATCAGGCCGATAGCGATGCGATCATTGTAAAAGGGCTTATATCTATGCTGATAAGAGTGCTGAGTGGCCACACCCCCGACGAAATCCTGAATGCTAAGATGGATTTTATCAATAAAATAGGAATGACGAGCCATCTGGCTCAAACCCGTTCCAATGGATTACTGGCCATGGTAAAACAAATGAAGAATTATGCTTTGGCA
- the csd gene encoding putative cysteine desulfurase: MQTATLNTNKAFDVHSVRKDFPILNREVKGHRLIYFDNAATSQKPQSVIDALVHYYTQYNANVHRGIHSLAEEATAAFEATRDAVKHFINAAAREEIIYTRGTTESINLVAYSWGRQHLAQGDEVIVSGMEHHSDIVPWQIVCEEKGAQLKVIPVNEQGELELEEYRKLLSSRTKLVAVNHVSNALGTVNPIQEIIQLAHAQGALVLIDGAQSAMHLDVDVQALDCDFLAFSAHKMLGPTGMGILYGKKHLLESMPVFMGGGEMIKEVTFEKTTYNELPYKFEAGTPNIADAIAFKPAIEYINTIGKENIRKQEDLLLQHATQRLKEIEGLRIIGDNDHKVSVVSFVIDGVHPQDVGILLDNKGIAVRTGHHCVEPLMQRFCIPGTIRASFAFYNTVEEIDLMVEALQKAVKILR; the protein is encoded by the coding sequence ATGCAAACAGCAACTTTAAATACCAATAAGGCCTTTGACGTGCATTCCGTACGAAAGGACTTCCCCATTTTGAACCGGGAAGTGAAAGGCCATCGCCTGATATATTTTGATAACGCTGCGACTTCTCAAAAGCCTCAGTCGGTTATTGATGCATTGGTACATTATTATACACAGTATAATGCCAATGTACACCGTGGCATTCATTCCCTGGCGGAGGAAGCTACTGCTGCTTTTGAAGCCACCCGCGATGCGGTTAAGCACTTTATCAATGCTGCCGCACGGGAAGAAATCATTTATACGCGGGGTACTACCGAAAGTATTAATCTGGTAGCTTACAGCTGGGGACGTCAGCATCTTGCGCAAGGAGATGAAGTGATTGTCTCGGGTATGGAGCACCATTCCGACATCGTTCCATGGCAGATAGTATGTGAAGAAAAAGGCGCTCAACTCAAAGTGATCCCGGTGAACGAACAAGGAGAACTAGAGCTGGAGGAATATAGAAAACTTCTCAGTTCACGTACCAAATTGGTGGCTGTAAACCATGTATCCAATGCGTTGGGAACGGTAAACCCCATTCAAGAAATTATACAATTGGCCCATGCGCAAGGAGCTCTTGTGCTCATCGATGGCGCACAGAGCGCTATGCACCTCGATGTTGATGTGCAGGCATTGGATTGCGACTTTTTAGCTTTCTCCGCACACAAAATGCTAGGGCCAACCGGTATGGGTATCTTATATGGCAAGAAACATCTTTTGGAGTCTATGCCAGTATTTATGGGGGGTGGCGAAATGATTAAGGAGGTAACCTTTGAGAAGACCACCTACAACGAGCTCCCCTATAAGTTCGAGGCAGGTACGCCTAATATTGCCGATGCCATTGCCTTCAAGCCGGCTATTGAATATATCAATACAATCGGTAAGGAAAATATCCGCAAACAAGAAGACCTGTTGTTGCAGCACGCCACACAGCGCCTAAAAGAAATTGAGGGACTAAGAATCATCGGCGATAATGACCATAAAGTAAGCGTGGTGTCTTTTGTGATTGATGGGGTGCATCCTCAGGATGTGGGTATTTTGCTGGACAATAAAGGTATTGCTGTACGCACGGGGCATCACTGTGTGGAGCCGCTGATGCAGCGTTTTTGTATCCCCGGAACCATTCGAGCCTCTTTTGCGTTCTATAATACAGTAGAAGAAATAGATTTAATGGTTGAAGCTTTGCAGAAAGCCGTTAAAATATTAAGGTAA
- the sufD gene encoding FeS cluster assembly protein SufD encodes MDTITYFKKRFEELQAHPVDGHIKSMRDSAFAEFSQTGIPTVKHEEWKYTRINDFFSKDYHFSTDIKEQQLTAQDLAPFQIPGHEDANLVVFVNGHFNRELSHTRSEELEILSLQEAAGHEKYASIVKEHLGHSADYHRDGVNALNTAFIQEGVFVHVFRSKEASHPIYLYNVTDARRGNIFAQPRCLIHVAENAKVQIVETYITLGADESFTNQVIEVAVEQDAIFDLYKIQNDAPNSKLVSTTHVHQTGKSIANVVTVSLNGGLIRNNLNMVMSAEYCEANLFGLYLGDQHSHMDNHTVVDNRKPNCLSNELYKGVLNGNATGVFNGKIFVRQDAQKTNAYQSNRNILLSDNASVNTKPQLEIFADDVKCSHGCTVGRLDEEALFYMRSRGISEKAATALLLHGFAQDILEKIQHVTTREFVEQLVADKLHL; translated from the coding sequence ATGGATACTATAACATATTTTAAAAAGCGTTTTGAAGAATTGCAAGCCCATCCGGTAGATGGACATATCAAGTCCATGCGGGATTCGGCATTTGCAGAATTTTCCCAAACAGGGATACCTACCGTAAAGCACGAAGAGTGGAAATACACCCGCATTAACGATTTTTTCAGCAAGGATTATCATTTTTCTACCGATATAAAAGAACAGCAGTTAACTGCGCAGGACTTAGCTCCTTTTCAGATTCCTGGGCATGAGGATGCTAATTTGGTGGTATTCGTAAACGGGCATTTTAATAGAGAGTTATCCCATACACGTTCTGAAGAACTGGAAATTTTGTCTTTACAGGAAGCTGCAGGTCATGAAAAGTATGCTTCCATCGTAAAGGAGCATCTGGGCCATAGTGCAGATTATCATAGAGACGGCGTCAATGCTTTAAACACTGCATTTATTCAGGAAGGTGTGTTTGTACACGTGTTTAGAAGCAAGGAAGCTAGTCACCCCATATATTTATACAATGTTACGGATGCCCGTCGGGGAAACATCTTTGCGCAACCACGTTGCTTGATTCATGTAGCAGAAAACGCCAAAGTGCAGATTGTAGAAACTTATATTACACTGGGGGCGGATGAAAGTTTTACCAACCAGGTAATTGAGGTTGCGGTGGAGCAGGATGCCATCTTCGATCTATACAAAATCCAGAACGATGCTCCCAACTCCAAGCTGGTAAGCACTACTCACGTACATCAGACCGGTAAAAGCATAGCCAATGTGGTGACCGTGTCCCTCAATGGCGGTTTGATCAGAAACAACTTGAATATGGTGATGTCAGCCGAGTATTGCGAAGCCAATCTTTTTGGCTTATATCTGGGCGACCAACATTCCCATATGGACAACCATACGGTGGTAGACAACCGTAAACCCAACTGTCTGAGCAACGAACTATACAAGGGGGTCTTGAACGGAAATGCTACCGGCGTTTTCAACGGAAAGATTTTTGTACGTCAGGACGCACAAAAAACCAACGCTTATCAGAGCAACCGTAATATTTTGCTTTCTGATAACGCTAGTGTGAACACCAAGCCGCAGTTGGAAATCTTTGCAGATGACGTAAAATGTTCGCACGGCTGTACCGTTGGCCGTCTGGATGAGGAAGCGTTGTTCTATATGCGTTCTCGTGGTATCAGCGAGAAAGCAGCCACAGCCCTCCTCTTACACGGTTTTGCTCAAGATATACTAGAGAAAATTCAGCACGTTACCACCCGCGAATTTGTAGAGCAGCTGGTGGCTGACAAGCTGCATTTATAA
- the sufC gene encoding putative ATP-dependent transporter SufC — MLTIKDLRAGIEGKEILKGINLQINPGEVHAIMGPNGSGKSTLASVLAGKEDYEVTGGSVEFMGKNLLELSPEERAGEGLFLSFQYPIEIPGLSTTNFMKTAVNEIRKYRGQEELDAVSFLKMMKEKMALVEIDQAMLSRSLNEGFSGGEKKRNEIFQMAMLEPKLAILDETDSGLDIDAIRIVANGVNKLRNSENAVLCVTHYQRLLNYIVPDYVHVLYNGRIVKSGTKELALELEEKGYDFIKTMAV; from the coding sequence ATGTTGACAATAAAAGATCTGCGCGCAGGCATCGAAGGAAAAGAGATATTAAAAGGCATTAATTTACAAATAAACCCCGGCGAAGTACATGCGATCATGGGACCCAACGGTTCCGGAAAGAGCACCTTAGCTTCTGTACTTGCCGGAAAGGAAGATTACGAAGTAACAGGCGGCTCGGTAGAATTTATGGGTAAAAACCTATTAGAGCTCTCTCCTGAGGAAAGAGCAGGTGAAGGCCTCTTCTTGAGCTTTCAATATCCTATTGAAATTCCGGGACTTAGCACAACCAACTTCATGAAAACTGCAGTTAATGAAATTCGTAAATATCGCGGTCAGGAAGAGCTAGATGCAGTATCTTTTCTAAAGATGATGAAGGAGAAAATGGCGCTAGTGGAGATTGATCAGGCCATGCTAAGTCGTTCTCTTAATGAAGGTTTCTCGGGTGGAGAAAAGAAGCGTAATGAAATTTTCCAGATGGCTATGCTGGAGCCGAAGCTGGCTATATTGGATGAGACCGACTCAGGTTTGGATATCGATGCTATCCGCATCGTAGCAAATGGTGTAAATAAATTGCGCAATTCGGAAAATGCGGTGCTATGTGTGACGCACTATCAACGCTTGCTGAACTATATCGTTCCAGATTACGTTCACGTGTTATATAATGGTCGTATCGTAAAATCGGGCACCAAGGAATTGGCACTAGAGCTGGAGGAAAAAGGATACGATTTCATTAAAACAATGGCAGTTTAA
- the sufB gene encoding FeS cluster assembly protein SufB, with protein MNTDTEQLSSTQAAETDLDPIEIHVNSEYKYGFVTNIEIESAPKGLNEDIVRFISQKKNEPEWMLEWRLKAFAQWQKMQEPHWANLKYPPIDYQDIIYYAAPKQKTKPKSLDEVDPELLKTFEKLGISLEEQKRLTGVAVDAVIDSVSIGTSFKEQLAELGIIFCSISEAIQEHPDLVRQYLGSVVPVTDNYFAALNSAVFSDGSFCYIPKGVRCPMELSTYFRINAENTGQFERTLIVADEGAYVSYLEGCTAPIRDENQLHAAVVEIVALDNAEVKYSTVQNWYPGDKDGKGGIYNFVTKRGICKGINSKISWTQVETGSSITWKYPSVILQGDNSIGEFYSVAVTNNYQQADTGTKMIHLGKNTKSRIVSKGISAGYSNNSYRGLVRVGKNATNARNFSQCDSLLLGDKCGAHTFPYIEVKNNTGIVEHEATTSKIGEDQIFYCNQRGIDTEKAVALIVNGFAKEVMNQLPMEFAVEAQKLLAVSLEGSVG; from the coding sequence ATGAATACAGATACAGAACAATTATCAAGTACACAGGCAGCGGAAACAGACTTAGACCCCATAGAAATTCACGTCAATAGCGAGTATAAATACGGGTTTGTAACCAATATTGAAATAGAATCTGCTCCCAAAGGACTTAATGAAGACATTGTGCGGTTCATTTCACAAAAAAAGAATGAACCGGAATGGATGCTGGAATGGCGACTGAAAGCATTCGCACAGTGGCAGAAAATGCAGGAGCCGCATTGGGCAAACCTGAAATACCCTCCTATCGACTATCAGGATATTATATACTATGCTGCCCCTAAACAAAAAACCAAGCCCAAAAGCCTAGACGAAGTAGATCCCGAATTGCTAAAAACTTTTGAAAAACTGGGTATCTCCCTGGAAGAACAAAAACGCCTTACAGGTGTGGCCGTGGATGCCGTAATAGATAGTGTGTCTATAGGAACCTCTTTCAAGGAGCAGTTGGCAGAACTGGGCATTATATTCTGTTCTATCAGTGAAGCAATTCAAGAACATCCAGATCTGGTACGCCAATACTTGGGTAGCGTAGTGCCGGTAACCGATAACTATTTTGCCGCACTAAACTCCGCCGTATTCAGTGATGGTTCTTTCTGCTATATCCCTAAAGGCGTACGTTGCCCAATGGAGTTATCCACTTACTTTAGGATTAATGCCGAAAATACCGGCCAGTTCGAGCGCACACTCATCGTAGCCGATGAAGGCGCTTACGTAAGTTATCTCGAGGGATGTACAGCTCCAATAAGAGATGAAAATCAATTGCATGCAGCAGTTGTTGAAATTGTTGCTTTAGATAATGCCGAAGTAAAGTACTCCACCGTACAAAACTGGTATCCCGGAGATAAAGATGGTAAAGGAGGTATTTACAACTTCGTAACCAAACGTGGTATTTGTAAAGGTATCAACTCTAAAATTAGTTGGACTCAGGTGGAAACCGGTTCATCTATTACTTGGAAATATCCTAGTGTAATACTGCAGGGTGACAATTCTATTGGAGAATTTTATTCTGTAGCAGTGACCAACAATTACCAGCAAGCTGATACCGGAACCAAGATGATTCACCTCGGGAAAAATACGAAGAGTCGCATTGTAAGTAAGGGAATATCAGCAGGTTATAGTAATAACAGCTATCGAGGTTTGGTACGCGTGGGGAAAAATGCTACTAATGCACGCAACTTCTCTCAGTGCGATTCCCTGCTATTGGGCGATAAATGTGGTGCACACACATTCCCCTACATCGAGGTGAAAAACAACACCGGCATTGTTGAACACGAAGCCACTACTTCCAAAATTGGGGAAGATCAAATCTTCTACTGTAATCAGCGCGGTATCGATACCGAAAAAGCTGTCGCCCTTATTGTAAATGGTTTCGCTAAGGAAGTAATGAACCAATTGCCGATGGAGTTTGCGGTTGAAGCTCAAAAACTATTGGCTGTCAGCCTAGAAGGAAGCGTTGGGTAA
- a CDS encoding L-Ala-D/L-Glu epimerase produces MEKRQFPSKVEHNEKQQPFADCEAKAGYLCEHSFNLLVPKTVKINYHPFNLKFRHPFTISKGTKTHQPTLVVELEHFGIKGYGEAPAITYYNITVDDMIADLEAKRSMIERFAFTDPERFWHFLHHLLPQNPFLVCALDIAAWDIFGKMSGRPLYQIWKGDPADNPITDYTIGIDTVEKMLAKVEEKPWPIYKIKVGTAYDIAIVKAIREKTDAVIRVDANAGWDLDTALKLIPQLKELGVEFVEQPLAKDNWEGMKVLYQESSLPLYADESCVFENDVEKCVGHFHGINIKLTKCSGITPALRMIKNARKLNLNVMVGSMNESTIGSAAIAHLLPFIDHVDMDGPLLLEEDLATGIEYDNGKIIYSNAPGLGIAYKGLFKK; encoded by the coding sequence TTGGAAAAACGGCAGTTCCCTTCAAAGGTTGAGCATAATGAAAAACAACAGCCTTTTGCGGATTGTGAGGCAAAAGCAGGTTATCTTTGCGAACATTCCTTTAACCTATTAGTTCCTAAAACAGTGAAGATAAATTACCATCCGTTCAATTTAAAATTCCGTCATCCTTTTACTATTTCTAAAGGTACCAAAACACATCAACCCACATTGGTGGTTGAGCTGGAACATTTCGGTATCAAAGGCTATGGGGAAGCGCCCGCTATTACGTATTATAATATTACGGTGGATGATATGATCGCCGATCTGGAAGCTAAGCGTAGTATGATTGAGAGGTTTGCTTTTACTGATCCCGAGCGTTTCTGGCATTTTCTGCATCATCTGTTACCTCAAAATCCGTTTTTGGTATGTGCGCTAGACATAGCGGCCTGGGATATATTCGGCAAAATGTCGGGTAGACCGCTTTACCAGATTTGGAAAGGTGATCCCGCTGATAATCCCATAACGGATTATACCATTGGTATAGATACGGTGGAAAAAATGCTGGCGAAGGTGGAAGAAAAGCCCTGGCCGATTTATAAAATTAAAGTAGGAACGGCATATGATATTGCCATTGTAAAAGCCATCAGAGAAAAAACGGATGCCGTGATTCGCGTAGACGCCAATGCCGGATGGGACTTGGACACGGCACTTAAGTTGATTCCTCAGCTGAAAGAATTGGGTGTAGAGTTTGTGGAGCAGCCACTAGCTAAAGATAATTGGGAAGGAATGAAAGTATTGTATCAGGAATCCTCATTGCCCTTATATGCCGATGAAAGCTGTGTATTTGAAAATGATGTAGAAAAATGCGTGGGGCATTTTCATGGCATCAATATAAAGCTCACCAAATGTAGTGGTATTACGCCTGCTTTGCGCATGATTAAAAATGCCCGCAAACTCAATCTGAATGTGATGGTAGGCTCGATGAACGAGAGCACTATCGGCTCTGCAGCTATTGCGCATCTTTTGCCTTTCATCGATCATGTGGATATGGATGGCCCCTTGTTGTTGGAGGAAGATCTGGCTACAGGTATCGAGTACGACAATGGAAAGATTATATACAGTAATGCCCCCGGCTTGGGGATAGCGTATAAAGGCTTATTTAAAAAATAA
- the moaA gene encoding GTP 3',8-cyclase gives MSLPSSPYLLYSDGKGNIFEDRSLYVTGRTGWDAVPIPNDEWIELPDGGCLYELPGRRGIGIDVKTGEMRLCEKGWAVAAFIPPAHTGFYLSAYETEPGAPTLPLFCYTAVGWYNEKFYVPAVRIEQDIRQECAGFDAGKVKQGVEYLTKAYPHNRLVKHLAENCALTYHCPAARNYFMGRWECPVPASPACNANCIGCISLQPDEEPIVSTQDRLQFKPSVEEIVEFTVPHLETAPYPLISFGQGCEGEPLLMWETIEKAIIEIRKHTDKGSININTNGSRPDAVKRLCEAGLNSIRVSTNSARREIYMPYYRPNNYDFEDIIESLKIVSSYGGWTSINYFVFPGMTDSVAEYEALRKLIRETDLKMIQWRNFNIDPDWYLGKIGVTDTGDCMGMSVLLQEIRKEFPNLKYGYYNPPMERIKGNYEVDFAH, from the coding sequence ATGTCACTTCCATCATCACCATATCTTTTATATTCCGACGGGAAAGGAAATATTTTCGAAGACCGCAGTTTGTATGTAACCGGTCGCACTGGTTGGGACGCCGTACCTATCCCCAATGACGAATGGATTGAACTACCCGATGGCGGTTGTTTGTACGAACTTCCCGGGCGCAGGGGTATTGGTATCGATGTGAAAACCGGAGAAATGCGCCTTTGTGAAAAAGGCTGGGCTGTGGCAGCTTTTATTCCTCCCGCTCATACGGGATTTTACCTCTCGGCTTACGAAACGGAACCCGGTGCACCTACCCTCCCTCTGTTCTGCTATACTGCTGTGGGTTGGTATAATGAAAAATTTTATGTACCTGCGGTAAGAATTGAGCAGGATATAAGGCAGGAATGTGCCGGTTTTGATGCTGGCAAAGTAAAGCAGGGCGTGGAATATCTTACTAAAGCTTATCCGCATAATCGTTTGGTTAAGCACCTGGCGGAGAATTGCGCACTCACTTATCATTGCCCTGCAGCACGCAATTATTTTATGGGCCGATGGGAATGTCCGGTACCGGCTTCTCCCGCCTGCAATGCCAACTGTATTGGCTGTATTTCCCTACAACCCGACGAAGAACCCATCGTTTCCACACAGGACCGTCTGCAATTCAAACCCTCGGTGGAAGAGATTGTAGAATTTACCGTTCCGCATCTGGAAACAGCCCCCTATCCTCTTATCAGCTTTGGACAAGGATGCGAAGGAGAGCCACTGTTGATGTGGGAAACCATCGAGAAAGCCATTATCGAAATTAGAAAGCATACCGATAAAGGCTCTATCAATATTAATACAAACGGCTCCCGCCCCGATGCCGTAAAGCGGCTCTGCGAGGCTGGACTCAACTCTATTCGTGTAAGTACCAACAGTGCCCGCCGCGAAATCTATATGCCCTATTACCGCCCCAATAATTACGATTTTGAAGATATTATCGAGAGTCTGAAAATCGTAAGCAGCTACGGAGGGTGGACATCCATTAACTACTTTGTATTTCCGGGCATGACAGACAGTGTAGCGGAGTATGAAGCATTGCGCAAACTCATCAGAGAAACCGATCTAAAAATGATTCAGTGGCGCAACTTTAATATAGATCCCGACTGGTATCTGGGAAAGATAGGTGTTACCGATACTGGAGACTGTATGGGCATGAGCGTATTACTGCAGGAAATCAGAAAAGAGTTTCCCAACCTCAAATATGGATATTATAACCCACCCATGGAGCGGATTAAAGGGAACTACGAGGTAGACTTTGCACATTAA
- a CDS encoding N(1)-aminopropylagmatine ureohydrolase, giving the protein MRAGFKLCVMLDLRNFDQNAVSNPDNNIFGLPSTEENAELIIMNVPWEVTVSYGSGTAKAPEAICKASLQVDLYDPHFPNAWKRGFYLTPTDKQLQLRSSYLRKEAELYIDYISRGESLEANQFMCKTIREINEGSDYLNQWVYDQAMSYLNKGKLVGLLGGDHSTPFGLYKALAERYDAFGILQIDAHCDLKKAYEGFEYSHASIMYNTLKEIPQVKNILQIGVRDISQDEWEYIQEHPDRIGVYFDQNIKERMFAGDTFKNIAGEIIDRLPQNVHISFDIDGLDPKLCPDTGTPVPGGFELDQIFYIFHEILKSGRRIISFDLVEVGVGETEWNANVGARALFKLCNVLASSNS; this is encoded by the coding sequence TTGCGCGCTGGTTTTAAACTTTGCGTGATGCTGGATTTAAGGAACTTTGATCAAAACGCCGTAAGCAACCCCGATAACAATATTTTTGGTTTACCCAGTACGGAGGAAAACGCGGAGCTCATTATTATGAACGTACCTTGGGAAGTCACCGTAAGCTACGGTTCGGGTACGGCCAAAGCGCCGGAGGCTATCTGCAAAGCCAGCCTACAGGTAGATTTGTACGACCCCCATTTTCCCAATGCATGGAAAAGAGGTTTTTACCTTACCCCTACCGATAAGCAATTGCAGCTTCGAAGCAGTTATTTAAGAAAAGAAGCCGAGCTTTATATCGATTATATCTCACGCGGTGAATCACTCGAAGCCAATCAGTTCATGTGCAAAACCATCCGAGAAATCAACGAGGGTAGCGATTACCTGAACCAATGGGTGTACGACCAGGCTATGAGCTATCTGAACAAAGGAAAGCTGGTAGGTCTACTGGGTGGAGATCATAGCACCCCATTCGGGTTATACAAAGCCTTAGCCGAACGGTACGATGCCTTCGGTATTCTGCAAATTGATGCTCATTGTGATCTTAAAAAAGCTTATGAAGGATTTGAATATTCCCATGCCAGCATCATGTACAATACCCTCAAAGAAATACCTCAGGTAAAAAACATTTTACAGATAGGCGTGCGCGATATAAGCCAAGATGAGTGGGAATACATACAAGAACATCCGGATCGTATCGGCGTTTACTTCGATCAAAATATTAAGGAAAGGATGTTTGCCGGTGATACCTTTAAAAATATCGCCGGAGAAATTATAGACCGCCTGCCGCAGAATGTACATATCAGCTTCGACATAGACGGTCTAGATCCCAAACTTTGTCCGGATACAGGCACTCCCGTTCCGGGTGGCTTTGAACTGGATCAGATATTTTATATTTTTCATGAAATCTTGAAAAGTGGACGCCGAATTATCAGCTTCGACTTGGTAGAAGTAGGTGTTGGCGAAACTGAATGGAATGCCAACGTAGGCGCCCGTGCTTTATTCAAACTTTGTAATGTGCTGGCAAGCAGTAATAGCTAA
- the yyaP_4 gene encoding putative protein YyaP, with amino-acid sequence MSKIIFDSGISLDGFFAGDNRGPNNPMGGVSEKIHKWVLNQKAFWEYLGIEGGKEDNFEGQLIRDVNARTGAFIMGKRMFEEGEVSWPEDLYKADVYVLTHEKREPWVQKGSTTFYFINDGIENALEKAKQSAKGKDIRIQGGANTIQQFLNAGLVDEFFIHIAPVFLGSGFRLFDGIDKDKYELQIAEVIPSDLTTHIRYKLIKK; translated from the coding sequence ATGAGCAAAATAATCTTTGACAGCGGCATATCCCTTGACGGATTTTTCGCAGGAGACAACAGGGGACCCAATAACCCAATGGGCGGCGTTTCAGAAAAAATTCACAAATGGGTACTAAATCAAAAAGCATTTTGGGAATACTTAGGCATAGAAGGTGGCAAAGAAGATAATTTTGAAGGCCAACTTATTAGAGATGTAAATGCAAGAACAGGTGCATTTATTATGGGAAAACGCATGTTTGAAGAAGGTGAAGTCAGCTGGCCGGAAGATTTGTACAAAGCAGATGTTTATGTATTAACTCATGAAAAACGGGAACCTTGGGTTCAGAAAGGATCCACAACATTTTACTTCATTAATGATGGAATAGAAAATGCCTTGGAAAAAGCAAAACAATCGGCAAAAGGAAAGGATATCAGAATACAAGGCGGGGCTAATACAATTCAACAATTCTTAAATGCAGGACTGGTGGACGAGTTTTTTATTCATATTGCACCCGTATTTTTAGGTAGTGGTTTTCGGCTTTTTGACGGCATTGACAAAGACAAATATGAACTTCAAATTGCAGAAGTGATACCGTCTGACCTCACAACGCATATAAGGTATAAGCTGATTAAAAAATAG
- a CDS encoding HTH-type transcriptional regulator, with product MNTKRDVFQAIADPTRRAIIHLVAQQPQNVNALAENFDMTRQAVSLHVKILIECGLITVRQQGRERICEPKLDGLREVSGWVDQYRKFWDRKFDALENYLAKIQKKKK from the coding sequence ATGAATACCAAGCGAGATGTTTTTCAAGCCATAGCCGATCCTACTCGAAGAGCTATTATTCATCTGGTGGCTCAACAGCCTCAGAATGTAAATGCGCTCGCGGAAAACTTTGATATGACGCGCCAGGCGGTTTCCTTACACGTTAAAATTTTAATAGAATGCGGACTTATTACCGTTAGACAGCAAGGCAGAGAACGTATTTGCGAACCCAAGCTCGATGGGTTAAGAGAAGTTTCTGGTTGGGTAGATCAATACCGAAAATTCTGGGACCGCAAATTTGACGCATTGGAAAATTATTTGGCAAAAATTCAAAAAAAGAAAAAATAA
- a CDS encoding IS982 family transposase ISCaa5: MLSDSKIIALYCIVDDILKSLHHKEDIRVRVSDAEVITTAFVSALYFGGHQENARHFMKLKGYVPQMLDKSRFCRRLHRLSELLLFMFSVMGKQLKDMAGAADYRLDSFPVAVCDNIRIGRCKVLRGEAFRGKHAAMRRYFYGVRVQVMTLNGIPVEFCIAPGSEHDSQSLGKLPFDVAPESSIYMDAGYTDYLSEDDLFEAELIHAKVQRRSNSKRKDEPHVAFLKQYMRKQIETDFSMIKEKMLRKVHAVTKNGFLIKVALFVIAYTFEKLT; encoded by the coding sequence ATGCTTTCCGATAGTAAAATTATAGCTCTTTATTGTATAGTAGATGATATTTTAAAATCTTTGCACCACAAGGAGGATATCCGGGTACGGGTTAGCGATGCGGAGGTTATTACAACGGCCTTTGTATCAGCGTTGTACTTTGGAGGTCACCAGGAAAATGCCCGTCACTTTATGAAATTGAAGGGCTATGTGCCGCAGATGTTAGATAAATCGAGGTTTTGCCGAAGGCTGCACCGGCTCTCAGAGCTGCTGTTGTTTATGTTTTCAGTAATGGGTAAACAGTTAAAGGACATGGCGGGGGCAGCCGATTACCGCTTAGACTCTTTTCCTGTTGCAGTGTGTGACAATATACGCATTGGTCGTTGTAAAGTATTAAGGGGTGAAGCGTTTCGGGGTAAACATGCTGCCATGAGGAGGTATTTCTACGGAGTTCGGGTACAGGTAATGACTTTAAATGGAATACCGGTAGAGTTTTGCATAGCGCCTGGTAGCGAGCATGACAGTCAAAGCCTTGGAAAACTCCCTTTTGATGTAGCACCGGAAAGCAGCATCTACATGGATGCCGGCTATACCGATTATTTGAGTGAAGATGACTTATTTGAGGCAGAATTGATACATGCAAAAGTTCAAAGAAGGTCTAATAGTAAAAGAAAAGATGAGCCACATGTCGCCTTCTTAAAACAATATATGCGTAAACAAATTGAAACAGATTTCAGTATGATTAAAGAAAAAATGCTCAGAAAAGTGCATGCTGTAACAAAAAATGGCTTTCTGATTAAAGTCGCTTTATTTGTTATCGCATATACTTTTGAGAAATTAACATAA